A window of Xyrauchen texanus isolate HMW12.3.18 chromosome 10, RBS_HiC_50CHRs, whole genome shotgun sequence contains these coding sequences:
- the pdcd6ip gene encoding programmed cell death 6-interacting protein isoform X2 → MATFISVPLKKSSEVDLVKPLSKFVTATYPPGEEQAEYLRAVEELNKLRKSALGRPLDKHESSLEILLRYYDQLCAIETKFPFPELCLTFTWKDAFDKGSLFGGSVKLALASLGYEKTCVLFNVGALASQIASEQNLDNDEGLKSAAKFYQLASGAFAHIKDTVLSALNREPTMDISPETVGTLSQIMLSQAQEVFVLKASADKMKDAIIAKLANQAADYYGDAFKQCQYKENLPKYFYFQEVFPVLAAKHCMMQATAEMHQSAMANQKKKFGEEIARLQHATELLKTAACRYDEYVNVKDLTDKINRALTAAKKDNDFIYHDRVPEVKDLEHIGKASLVKATAVQTPLSQKFTDLFENMVPMAVQQSVSAANSRKSDTVNRLVGSLREATNLCNGVLASLNLPAALEDLSGNSVPQSILEKSHAIIQQGGLQSIEQLIKDLPELLQRNSEILDESLKMLNDEESTDNELRAKFNQRWSRTPSGDLYKPLRAEGINFRCVLDKAVQADQVVKERYNAHCEMIALLCKPENELSAAIPSANPAKTLQGSEAVNVLRAQLAQLDEVKRERDILEGEIKSVTFDMTTTFLTALAQDGAINEEALTSSELDSRYGTHTQHVQQNLRRQEELLSQIQVSHQEFSALKQSNSEANNREEVLKKLAAAHDSYIEISCNIKEGTKFYNDLTEILLKFQNKCSDIVFARKTERDELLKELQQSIAREPSAPSFSIPSYQSNTPAPTAGGPNAAPRTVFQQQPQAKAQPPARPPPPNITPQAASASVPVSTPMPPSSTNFPPVIPTTGPSQAQGPPYPSYQGYPGYYQMPMAYNPYTYGQFNMPYVPYQAQGQAGYPGAPQQQQPYPYPQQPQQPYYPQQ, encoded by the exons ATATTACGATCAGCTCTGTGCAATCGAAACCAAATTTCCCTTTCCAGAG CTATGCCTGACATTCACATGGAAAGATGCTTTTGATAAAGGATCACTTTTTGGAGGCTCAGTCAAACTTG CCTTGGCAAGTTTGGGCTACGAGAAGACATGTGTATTGTTTAATGTGGGGGCACTGGCCAGTCAGATTGCTTCTGAGCAGAATCTCGACAATGATGAAGGACTGAAGTCTGCTGCTAAGTTCTACCAG CTGGCAAGTGGTGCATTTGCTCATATAAAGGACACAGTGCTATCTGCATTGAATCGAGAGCCCACGATGGATATCTCCCCGGAGACAGTGGGCACGCTCAGTCAGATCATGCTTAGCCAGGCACAAGAGGTCTTCGTTCTCAAGGccagtgcag ATAAGATGAAGGATGCCATCATAGCTAAACTTGCCAATCAGGCTGCTGATTACTACGGCGACGCTTTTAAGCAGTGCCAGTACAAAGAGAATCTGCCTAAG TATTTTTATTTCCAGGAAGTGTTTCCTGTCCTCGCTGCCAAGCACTGTATGATGCAGGCTACCGCAGAGATGCACCAGTCAGCCATGGCCAATCAGAAGAAAAAATTTGGAGAGGAGATTGCTCGGCTACAG CATGCCACAGAGCTGTTGAAGACAGCTGCTTGCCGGTACGATGAGTATGTGAATGTAAAGGATCTGACGGATAAAATCAACCGTGCTCTCACAGCTGCAAAGAAAGACAACGACTTTATATACCATGACCGTGTGCCAGAGGTCAAAGACTTGGAACACATTGGCAAGGCTTCTCTTGTCAAAGCAACTGCAGTGCAGACACCACTCAGCCAGAAATTCACAG atctttttgaaaatatggttccaATGGCAGTGCAGCAGTCAGTGAGTGCAGCCAATTCAAGGAAGTCAGACACCGTGAACAGACTTGTTGGAAGCTTGAGAGAAGCAACAAATCTGTGCAATGG gGTACTGGCATCTCTGAACCTCCCTGCTGCGCTGGAGGATCTGTCAGGAAACTCAGTCCCTCAGTCCATCCTGGAGAAGAGCCATGCTATCATACAGCAGGGCGGCTTGCAGAGCATTGAACAGCTGATTAAAGATCTGCCAGAACTACTGCAGAGGAACAGTGAGATCCTGGATGAG TCATTAAAGATGTTAAATGATGAAGAATCGACAGACAATGAACTCCGAGCCAAATTCAACCAGCGCTGGAGCAGAACACCATCTGGAGATCTCTATAAACCACTCCGAGCAG AGGGAATTAATTTCCGCTGTGTACTTGACAAGGCAGTGCAGGCTGATCAGGTGGTGAAAGAGCGTTACAATGCACATTGTGAGATGATTGCTTTGCTCTGCAAACCAGAGAATGAGCTCAGTGCTGCCATACCATCAGCCAACCCTGCCAAGACCCTACAGGGTAGTGAG GCTGTGAACGTGCTGAGAGCTCAGCTGGCACAGTTGGATGAGGTGAAGAGGGAAAGGGATATTCTGGAGGGAGAAATTAAGTCCGTGACCTTTGACATGACAACAACGTTCCTTACTGCGCTGGCTCAAGATGGGGCCATTAATGAGGAGGCCCTGACATCCAGCGAGCTGGACTCACGCTATGGTACTCACACACAGCACGTCCAGCAGAATTTACGCAGACAGGAGGAACTTCTGTCGCAGATACAG GTGTCTCATCAGGAATTTTCAGCACTTAAGCAGTCCAACTCTGAGGCCAATAACAGAGAGGAGGTGTTGAAGAAGCTAGCTGCCGCCCATGATAGCTACATAGAGATCAGCTGCAATATCAAAGAGGGCACAAAG TTCTACAATGATCTGACAGAGATCCTGCtgaaatttcaaaataagtgtaGTGACATTGTTTTCGCCCGCAAAACTGAAAGGGATGAGCTGCTCAA ggaGCTGCAGCAGAGCATTGCTCGTGAGCCGAGTGCTCCTTCATTCAGCATTCCATCATACCAGTCCAACACCCCTGCACCTACTGCAGGAGGCCCCAACGCTGCACCCAGgactgtgttt cagcagcagcctcaGGCTAAGGCCCAGCCCCCAGCGAGGCCACCACCCCCGAACATCACTCCACAGGCAGCCAGTGCTTCAGTTCCAGTCAGCACTCCAATGCCCCCCAGTAGTACTAATTTCCCACCTGTCATACCAACTACTGGACCCTCACAGGCTCAAGGACCACCCTACCCAAGTTATCAAGGCTACCCAGG GTATTACCAGATGCCGATGGCTTATAATCCTTATACATATGGGCAGTTTAATATGCCCTATGTGCCCTATCAAGCCCAAGGTCAGGCTGGATACCCTGGAGCTCCGCAGCAGCAGCAGCCTTACCCCTATCCCCAACAGCCGCAACAGCCCTATTACCCCCAACAGTAG
- the pdcd6ip gene encoding programmed cell death 6-interacting protein isoform X3, with protein MATFISVPLKKSSEVDLVKPLSKFVTATYPPGEEQAEYLRAVEELNKLRKSALGRPLDKHESSLEILLRYYDQLCAIETKFPFPELCLTFTWKDAFDKGSLFGGSVKLALASLGYEKTCVLFNVGALASQIASEQNLDNDEGLKSAAKFYQLASGAFAHIKDTVLSALNREPTMDISPETVGTLSQIMLSQAQEVFVLKASADKMKDAIIAKLANQAADYYGDAFKQCQYKENLPKEVFPVLAAKHCMMQATAEMHQSAMANQKKKFGEEIARLQHATELLKTAACRYDEYVNVKDLTDKINRALTAAKKDNDFIYHDRVPEVKDLEHIGKASLVKATAVQTPLSQKFTDLFENMVPMAVQQSVSAANSRKSDTVNRLVGSLREATNLCNGVLASLNLPAALEDLSGNSVPQSILEKSHAIIQQGGLQSIEQLIKDLPELLQRNSEILDESLKMLNDEESTDNELRAKFNQRWSRTPSGDLYKPLRAEGINFRCVLDKAVQADQVVKERYNAHCEMIALLCKPENELSAAIPSANPAKTLQGSEAVNVLRAQLAQLDEVKRERDILEGEIKSVTFDMTTTFLTALAQDGAINEEALTSSELDSRYGTHTQHVQQNLRRQEELLSQIQVSHQEFSALKQSNSEANNREEVLKKLAAAHDSYIEISCNIKEGTKFYNDLTEILLKFQNKCSDIVFARKTERDELLKELQQSIAREPSAPSFSIPSYQSNTPAPTAGGPNAAPRTVFQQQQPQAKAQPPARPPPPNITPQAASASVPVSTPMPPSSTNFPPVIPTTGPSQAQGPPYPSYQGYPGYYQMPMAYNPYTYGQFNMPYVPYQAQGQAGYPGAPQQQQPYPYPQQPQQPYYPQQ; from the exons ATATTACGATCAGCTCTGTGCAATCGAAACCAAATTTCCCTTTCCAGAG CTATGCCTGACATTCACATGGAAAGATGCTTTTGATAAAGGATCACTTTTTGGAGGCTCAGTCAAACTTG CCTTGGCAAGTTTGGGCTACGAGAAGACATGTGTATTGTTTAATGTGGGGGCACTGGCCAGTCAGATTGCTTCTGAGCAGAATCTCGACAATGATGAAGGACTGAAGTCTGCTGCTAAGTTCTACCAG CTGGCAAGTGGTGCATTTGCTCATATAAAGGACACAGTGCTATCTGCATTGAATCGAGAGCCCACGATGGATATCTCCCCGGAGACAGTGGGCACGCTCAGTCAGATCATGCTTAGCCAGGCACAAGAGGTCTTCGTTCTCAAGGccagtgcag ATAAGATGAAGGATGCCATCATAGCTAAACTTGCCAATCAGGCTGCTGATTACTACGGCGACGCTTTTAAGCAGTGCCAGTACAAAGAGAATCTGCCTAAG GAAGTGTTTCCTGTCCTCGCTGCCAAGCACTGTATGATGCAGGCTACCGCAGAGATGCACCAGTCAGCCATGGCCAATCAGAAGAAAAAATTTGGAGAGGAGATTGCTCGGCTACAG CATGCCACAGAGCTGTTGAAGACAGCTGCTTGCCGGTACGATGAGTATGTGAATGTAAAGGATCTGACGGATAAAATCAACCGTGCTCTCACAGCTGCAAAGAAAGACAACGACTTTATATACCATGACCGTGTGCCAGAGGTCAAAGACTTGGAACACATTGGCAAGGCTTCTCTTGTCAAAGCAACTGCAGTGCAGACACCACTCAGCCAGAAATTCACAG atctttttgaaaatatggttccaATGGCAGTGCAGCAGTCAGTGAGTGCAGCCAATTCAAGGAAGTCAGACACCGTGAACAGACTTGTTGGAAGCTTGAGAGAAGCAACAAATCTGTGCAATGG gGTACTGGCATCTCTGAACCTCCCTGCTGCGCTGGAGGATCTGTCAGGAAACTCAGTCCCTCAGTCCATCCTGGAGAAGAGCCATGCTATCATACAGCAGGGCGGCTTGCAGAGCATTGAACAGCTGATTAAAGATCTGCCAGAACTACTGCAGAGGAACAGTGAGATCCTGGATGAG TCATTAAAGATGTTAAATGATGAAGAATCGACAGACAATGAACTCCGAGCCAAATTCAACCAGCGCTGGAGCAGAACACCATCTGGAGATCTCTATAAACCACTCCGAGCAG AGGGAATTAATTTCCGCTGTGTACTTGACAAGGCAGTGCAGGCTGATCAGGTGGTGAAAGAGCGTTACAATGCACATTGTGAGATGATTGCTTTGCTCTGCAAACCAGAGAATGAGCTCAGTGCTGCCATACCATCAGCCAACCCTGCCAAGACCCTACAGGGTAGTGAG GCTGTGAACGTGCTGAGAGCTCAGCTGGCACAGTTGGATGAGGTGAAGAGGGAAAGGGATATTCTGGAGGGAGAAATTAAGTCCGTGACCTTTGACATGACAACAACGTTCCTTACTGCGCTGGCTCAAGATGGGGCCATTAATGAGGAGGCCCTGACATCCAGCGAGCTGGACTCACGCTATGGTACTCACACACAGCACGTCCAGCAGAATTTACGCAGACAGGAGGAACTTCTGTCGCAGATACAG GTGTCTCATCAGGAATTTTCAGCACTTAAGCAGTCCAACTCTGAGGCCAATAACAGAGAGGAGGTGTTGAAGAAGCTAGCTGCCGCCCATGATAGCTACATAGAGATCAGCTGCAATATCAAAGAGGGCACAAAG TTCTACAATGATCTGACAGAGATCCTGCtgaaatttcaaaataagtgtaGTGACATTGTTTTCGCCCGCAAAACTGAAAGGGATGAGCTGCTCAA ggaGCTGCAGCAGAGCATTGCTCGTGAGCCGAGTGCTCCTTCATTCAGCATTCCATCATACCAGTCCAACACCCCTGCACCTACTGCAGGAGGCCCCAACGCTGCACCCAGgactgtgttt cagcagcagcagcctcaGGCTAAGGCCCAGCCCCCAGCGAGGCCACCACCCCCGAACATCACTCCACAGGCAGCCAGTGCTTCAGTTCCAGTCAGCACTCCAATGCCCCCCAGTAGTACTAATTTCCCACCTGTCATACCAACTACTGGACCCTCACAGGCTCAAGGACCACCCTACCCAAGTTATCAAGGCTACCCAGG GTATTACCAGATGCCGATGGCTTATAATCCTTATACATATGGGCAGTTTAATATGCCCTATGTGCCCTATCAAGCCCAAGGTCAGGCTGGATACCCTGGAGCTCCGCAGCAGCAGCAGCCTTACCCCTATCCCCAACAGCCGCAACAGCCCTATTACCCCCAACAGTAG
- the pdcd6ip gene encoding programmed cell death 6-interacting protein isoform X1 — translation MATFISVPLKKSSEVDLVKPLSKFVTATYPPGEEQAEYLRAVEELNKLRKSALGRPLDKHESSLEILLRYYDQLCAIETKFPFPELCLTFTWKDAFDKGSLFGGSVKLALASLGYEKTCVLFNVGALASQIASEQNLDNDEGLKSAAKFYQLASGAFAHIKDTVLSALNREPTMDISPETVGTLSQIMLSQAQEVFVLKASADKMKDAIIAKLANQAADYYGDAFKQCQYKENLPKYFYFQEVFPVLAAKHCMMQATAEMHQSAMANQKKKFGEEIARLQHATELLKTAACRYDEYVNVKDLTDKINRALTAAKKDNDFIYHDRVPEVKDLEHIGKASLVKATAVQTPLSQKFTDLFENMVPMAVQQSVSAANSRKSDTVNRLVGSLREATNLCNGVLASLNLPAALEDLSGNSVPQSILEKSHAIIQQGGLQSIEQLIKDLPELLQRNSEILDESLKMLNDEESTDNELRAKFNQRWSRTPSGDLYKPLRAEGINFRCVLDKAVQADQVVKERYNAHCEMIALLCKPENELSAAIPSANPAKTLQGSEAVNVLRAQLAQLDEVKRERDILEGEIKSVTFDMTTTFLTALAQDGAINEEALTSSELDSRYGTHTQHVQQNLRRQEELLSQIQVSHQEFSALKQSNSEANNREEVLKKLAAAHDSYIEISCNIKEGTKFYNDLTEILLKFQNKCSDIVFARKTERDELLKELQQSIAREPSAPSFSIPSYQSNTPAPTAGGPNAAPRTVFQQQQPQAKAQPPARPPPPNITPQAASASVPVSTPMPPSSTNFPPVIPTTGPSQAQGPPYPSYQGYPGYYQMPMAYNPYTYGQFNMPYVPYQAQGQAGYPGAPQQQQPYPYPQQPQQPYYPQQ, via the exons ATATTACGATCAGCTCTGTGCAATCGAAACCAAATTTCCCTTTCCAGAG CTATGCCTGACATTCACATGGAAAGATGCTTTTGATAAAGGATCACTTTTTGGAGGCTCAGTCAAACTTG CCTTGGCAAGTTTGGGCTACGAGAAGACATGTGTATTGTTTAATGTGGGGGCACTGGCCAGTCAGATTGCTTCTGAGCAGAATCTCGACAATGATGAAGGACTGAAGTCTGCTGCTAAGTTCTACCAG CTGGCAAGTGGTGCATTTGCTCATATAAAGGACACAGTGCTATCTGCATTGAATCGAGAGCCCACGATGGATATCTCCCCGGAGACAGTGGGCACGCTCAGTCAGATCATGCTTAGCCAGGCACAAGAGGTCTTCGTTCTCAAGGccagtgcag ATAAGATGAAGGATGCCATCATAGCTAAACTTGCCAATCAGGCTGCTGATTACTACGGCGACGCTTTTAAGCAGTGCCAGTACAAAGAGAATCTGCCTAAG TATTTTTATTTCCAGGAAGTGTTTCCTGTCCTCGCTGCCAAGCACTGTATGATGCAGGCTACCGCAGAGATGCACCAGTCAGCCATGGCCAATCAGAAGAAAAAATTTGGAGAGGAGATTGCTCGGCTACAG CATGCCACAGAGCTGTTGAAGACAGCTGCTTGCCGGTACGATGAGTATGTGAATGTAAAGGATCTGACGGATAAAATCAACCGTGCTCTCACAGCTGCAAAGAAAGACAACGACTTTATATACCATGACCGTGTGCCAGAGGTCAAAGACTTGGAACACATTGGCAAGGCTTCTCTTGTCAAAGCAACTGCAGTGCAGACACCACTCAGCCAGAAATTCACAG atctttttgaaaatatggttccaATGGCAGTGCAGCAGTCAGTGAGTGCAGCCAATTCAAGGAAGTCAGACACCGTGAACAGACTTGTTGGAAGCTTGAGAGAAGCAACAAATCTGTGCAATGG gGTACTGGCATCTCTGAACCTCCCTGCTGCGCTGGAGGATCTGTCAGGAAACTCAGTCCCTCAGTCCATCCTGGAGAAGAGCCATGCTATCATACAGCAGGGCGGCTTGCAGAGCATTGAACAGCTGATTAAAGATCTGCCAGAACTACTGCAGAGGAACAGTGAGATCCTGGATGAG TCATTAAAGATGTTAAATGATGAAGAATCGACAGACAATGAACTCCGAGCCAAATTCAACCAGCGCTGGAGCAGAACACCATCTGGAGATCTCTATAAACCACTCCGAGCAG AGGGAATTAATTTCCGCTGTGTACTTGACAAGGCAGTGCAGGCTGATCAGGTGGTGAAAGAGCGTTACAATGCACATTGTGAGATGATTGCTTTGCTCTGCAAACCAGAGAATGAGCTCAGTGCTGCCATACCATCAGCCAACCCTGCCAAGACCCTACAGGGTAGTGAG GCTGTGAACGTGCTGAGAGCTCAGCTGGCACAGTTGGATGAGGTGAAGAGGGAAAGGGATATTCTGGAGGGAGAAATTAAGTCCGTGACCTTTGACATGACAACAACGTTCCTTACTGCGCTGGCTCAAGATGGGGCCATTAATGAGGAGGCCCTGACATCCAGCGAGCTGGACTCACGCTATGGTACTCACACACAGCACGTCCAGCAGAATTTACGCAGACAGGAGGAACTTCTGTCGCAGATACAG GTGTCTCATCAGGAATTTTCAGCACTTAAGCAGTCCAACTCTGAGGCCAATAACAGAGAGGAGGTGTTGAAGAAGCTAGCTGCCGCCCATGATAGCTACATAGAGATCAGCTGCAATATCAAAGAGGGCACAAAG TTCTACAATGATCTGACAGAGATCCTGCtgaaatttcaaaataagtgtaGTGACATTGTTTTCGCCCGCAAAACTGAAAGGGATGAGCTGCTCAA ggaGCTGCAGCAGAGCATTGCTCGTGAGCCGAGTGCTCCTTCATTCAGCATTCCATCATACCAGTCCAACACCCCTGCACCTACTGCAGGAGGCCCCAACGCTGCACCCAGgactgtgttt cagcagcagcagcctcaGGCTAAGGCCCAGCCCCCAGCGAGGCCACCACCCCCGAACATCACTCCACAGGCAGCCAGTGCTTCAGTTCCAGTCAGCACTCCAATGCCCCCCAGTAGTACTAATTTCCCACCTGTCATACCAACTACTGGACCCTCACAGGCTCAAGGACCACCCTACCCAAGTTATCAAGGCTACCCAGG GTATTACCAGATGCCGATGGCTTATAATCCTTATACATATGGGCAGTTTAATATGCCCTATGTGCCCTATCAAGCCCAAGGTCAGGCTGGATACCCTGGAGCTCCGCAGCAGCAGCAGCCTTACCCCTATCCCCAACAGCCGCAACAGCCCTATTACCCCCAACAGTAG